The DNA region ACACCCAATTCAACACGGGCAACATCTTTGAGTTTTAACGATGAGCCATCCGCATTAGACTTAAGGATAATATTTTCAAATTCGGTTGCATTTTTAAGTCTGCCATCGGTTTTGACAGTATAGGTAAACGTAGGCTCTTTCTCCATCGGTTCTTGTCCGATTTGACCTGCGGCATACTGTTCATTTTGACTTTTAATGGCATTGACAACTTCGGCAGTTGTGAGCTCATAGGTAGCCAATTTATCAGGGTTAATCCAAGCGCGAATCGAATAGTTTTTATTACCAAAGATACTCACATCACCAACCCCTGGAATTCGCTTAAGGTCATCGACAATATTGACCAGTGCGTAATTGGAGATAAAGGTTGTGTCATGAACATTCCCTTTAGACGTAAGTGCCAAAACTTTCAAAATATCAGGTGATCGCTCTCTGGTTGAAACACCTTGTCTTCGTACCGCTTCAGGAAGTTTATTGGTCGCAATTTGAACGCGGTTGTTGACATCGACTTTGGCTTGGGCAACATCAGTTCCAATTTGAAAATAGACGCTAATGCTCACACTACCACTTGGCGATGCTGTTGTGGTCATATAGAGCATATTTGGAACGCCGTTGATTTCCTCTTCCAAAGGAGCAGCAACGGTGGTCGCTAAGGTTTGCGCATCAGCTCCTGGGTAGGTTGCAGAGACGATGATCTGTGGCGGAGCGATGCTAGGGTACTCTTGCACCGGCAAAGACTTAATCGCAATAATACCTGCCAATATAATTACAATCGAAACAACGGTTGCAAAAATAGGGCGATTGATAAAGAACTTTGAGAACATTATTTTGCCTCTTCGTTAGTCACTTTATCCACTTTGACAGGGGCTCCAGCTTTAATTCTGAAGAAATTATTAACGATGACAACATCGCCAGCTTTGAGTCCACTTTCGATAACGTAGTCATTTTCGCTCGCTTCACCCATTTTGACAGGTTTAACAACAGCTTTACCATCTTCCACGACAAAAACAATGGTGCCAAGAGGATTTTGAAGCACCGCTTTTTGAGGTACTTTAATAACGTTATTACGCGTCAAACCTATAAGATTGACTTTCACAAATTGGTTAGGTAAAAGCTCTTTATCGACATTTTTAAAGGTAGCACGAGCTTTGAGTGAGCCTGTTTTGGCGTTGAGTGAACTGTCTAAAAAATCTACCACACCGATCTCTTTAAATTTGGCATCGCCAACTTGTAAAGAAGCTTTGAGTTTACCTTCTGTTGGATTTGACCATTTACCATTTTTGATGTTGTACTTTTGTTTCATGATATCAATATCAGGGATGGAAAATTCTACATGTAAAGGATTGATCTGTGTAATATCCACAAGTGCTGTTCCATCGGTTACAAGGGAACCAACATCGACTTGTTTCAGTCCTGTCATACCACTCATGGTTGCTTTAATGGTCGTGCGGTCTAAATTGATGGTGGCATTTTGTAAAGCAGCTTTGGCACTGGCTAAACTGGCTTTTGCCCCTTCATATGCCCAATATGCGGTATCTTTTTCTTGTTCGCTGGAAGCTCCAGAATCGTAAAGCGCACGAATTCGCTCCCAATCTTTCCCTGCTTTTTGCATTTGAACATCCAAGGCATTGACATTGGCTTTAGCAAGATTGAGCGCTGCTTCATAGGTGTCAGGTTCAATTTTGTAAAGCACATCACCTTCTTTAACAAAATCACCTTCATTAAAGAATTTTTTGAGCAAAATGCCGTTGGCACGTGCCTTAATTGTGACACTTTGAGAACTGAGTGTTTTACCAGGATATTGAAGTGTTAATGCTTCTTCTTTAGCCGAAGCAATTTTAAATACATCAACTGCTGGAGCAGGGGCATTCGTGGCAGCAGCTGCAGGTTGCTTCTTTGCTTCCTCTGCATAGCTTTGCGTTCCAAGAGCTAGACACGTGACGAGAAGAAAAATCTTTTTATTAAGTAAGAACATCCGCATTCCTTGTGTGATTATAATAAGACTATTTTAACATATCGCTGTTAATAATATGTAAATAATAAAATTTGCGATCATGCTTTAATAAACTTTAAATGCAACACCCTTTATAATCAAGCAAAAGATGATGTTAAGGATATGTCAATGCAAACCTTAGGCGATGAAATTTTACTGGATGAAACGTCTTTATTGGTTTCCGAAACGGATGCAAAAGGCGTTATTGTTTATGCGGATGAGACTTTTGCCAAATTTTCTGGGTATACCTTAGAAGAGTTAATTGGACAGCCTCATAATATGATTCGTCATCCTGATATGCCCAAAGCGGCATTTAAAGAGCTTTGGGAGACCATTAAGCATGGCAATACATGGCAAGGATTTGTCAAAAATAGCACTAAAAATGGAAAGTATTATTGGGTTTATGCAACTATCTTTCCTTTTGGAAAAGATCATTATCTCTCTGTTCGTAAAATGGCAAGTCGAGATGAGGTGGAAAAATATTCAAAACTTTATGCTGCAATGCGCGCAAGTGAGGGAAAATAATGAAACATTTATCCATACAATTTAAAGTGACCTTACTTCTTGTCATCTCTTTGGTAATGACGGCAGTTGTCTCGACAATAGTTGTCGCTTTTTTAATGAAAAGTGATGCTTCAGAGCGACTGGATAGTGTTCGTGCAGTCATGACACGAGAGAAGGTCGAAGCACTCTCCGATAAAGTTAAGATTGCGTATCACGTGGTGAATTCGTTTTATGAGGCATTGCAAAATGATCCCGAGAAAAATGACCCTGTCGTGGTGAGTGCTTATCAAGAAAAAGCAAAAATTGCAATCAAAAAACTGCGCTTTGGCGAAGATGGTTACTTTTGGATTAATGATTTTACTCCTAAAATGATCATGCACCCCATCAAATCTTCCTTAGATGGATCTGATTTGAGTGGTTCAAAAGACCCTAAAGGGAAGTTTTTATTTAAAGAAATGGTTGAAGTTGTCACTAAAAATGGTAAGGGTGTCGTGCATTATTTATGGGAAAAACCTGGTTTTACAACACCGCAGGCGAAAATCTCTTTTGTGGAAGGGTTTAAACCGTGGGGGTGGATTATAGGAACAGGTGTTTATGCCGACGATATTGACGCTCTGGTTGTTAAAGAGAAGCAAAAATTGGATGATGCATTGCTCTCTTTAATCCTGCGTAACAGCATTATTCTCTTAATTGTTGTCATACTTTTCTCTTTTGTCTCACGCTATT from Sulfurospirillum diekertiae includes:
- a CDS encoding PAS domain-containing protein, giving the protein MQTLGDEILLDETSLLVSETDAKGVIVYADETFAKFSGYTLEELIGQPHNMIRHPDMPKAAFKELWETIKHGNTWQGFVKNSTKNGKYYWVYATIFPFGKDHYLSVRKMASRDEVEKYSKLYAAMRASEGK
- a CDS encoding efflux RND transporter periplasmic adaptor subunit; the encoded protein is MFLLNKKIFLLVTCLALGTQSYAEEAKKQPAAAATNAPAPAVDVFKIASAKEEALTLQYPGKTLSSQSVTIKARANGILLKKFFNEGDFVKEGDVLYKIEPDTYEAALNLAKANVNALDVQMQKAGKDWERIRALYDSGASSEQEKDTAYWAYEGAKASLASAKAALQNATINLDRTTIKATMSGMTGLKQVDVGSLVTDGTALVDITQINPLHVEFSIPDIDIMKQKYNIKNGKWSNPTEGKLKASLQVGDAKFKEIGVVDFLDSSLNAKTGSLKARATFKNVDKELLPNQFVKVNLIGLTRNNVIKVPQKAVLQNPLGTIVFVVEDGKAVVKPVKMGEASENDYVIESGLKAGDVVIVNNFFRIKAGAPVKVDKVTNEEAK
- a CDS encoding efflux RND transporter permease subunit, with protein sequence MFSKFFINRPIFATVVSIVIILAGIIAIKSLPVQEYPSIAPPQIIVSATYPGADAQTLATTVAAPLEEEINGVPNMLYMTTTASPSGSVSISVYFQIGTDVAQAKVDVNNRVQIATNKLPEAVRRQGVSTRERSPDILKVLALTSKGNVHDTTFISNYALVNIVDDLKRIPGVGDVSIFGNKNYSIRAWINPDKLATYELTTAEVVNAIKSQNEQYAAGQIGQEPMEKEPTFTYTVKTDGRLKNATEFENIILKSNADGSSLKLKDVARVELGVEAYYFGGIYNNNPIDILQNSFVFHSKTTVKVD